Proteins encoded by one window of Vigna radiata var. radiata cultivar VC1973A chromosome 5, Vradiata_ver6, whole genome shotgun sequence:
- the LOC106761477 gene encoding snakin-2-like: protein MASRAFLMLGMLLLVCLVKVSSDPKIEEETLEEELQFPNEPLVMRDGNRRLMQEIDCGGLCKSRCSAHSRPNVCTRACGTCCVRCKCVPPGTSGNRELCGTCYTSMTTHGNKTKCP from the exons ATGGCGTCACGCGCATTTCTTATGTTGGGGATGCTTCTGCTGGTGTGTCTTGTTAAG GTTTCATCTGATCcgaagatagaagaagaaacacTAGAAGAAGAACTGCAGTTTCCCAATGAACCA CTTGTCATGAGAGACGGGAACAGAAGGCTAATGCAAGAAATAG ATTGTGGTGGGTTATGCAAGTCAAGATGCAGTGCTCATTCAAGGCCGAACGTGTGTACTAGGGCATGTGGCACGTGCTGTGTGAGGTGCAAGTGTGTCCCACCTGGTACCTCTGGAAATAGGGAACTCTGTGGAACTTGCTACACTAGCATGACCACCCATGGCAACAAGACTAAGTGCCCTTAG